Below is a genomic region from Sphingomonas sp. KR3-1.
GGCTTCGACTATGTCGCGCGCGACGGCGACAAATGGCTGTTCGCGATCGGCCCGCGCGTCACGCTGACCAACAACAAGTATCGCGAGGCCTATTTCGGCGTCACCCCCGTCGTCGCGGCGCGCACCGGCCTGTCGGTCTACCGGGCCGATGGCAGCTGGGTGCAGGCGTACGGCGCCAGCGCGACCACGACCTTCCAGTTCAGCGAGCACTGGGGCGTCTACGCCTATGCCAAGTACGACCGCCTGACCGGCGACGGCGCCGCCTCCCCGATCACCCGGGCAATCGGCAGCCGCAACCAGCTCTCCGGCGGCGCCGCGCTGAGCTTCACCTTCGGCAAGGGCGTGCGCTGAAATAGCGCATAACGCCTCTTCTATTCCCCTCCCTGAAAGGGAGGGGTTAGGGGTTAGGGGTGGATTGGCGAGCGAAGCAAAGCCGGGCTACGCTTGCACAATGCTTCGCCGCATCGATCCTGCGCTGCTCGCTCGCGCACGGGAATTGCGCAACAACCCGACCGAGACGGAGCTCGCGGTCTGGCGCCTGATCTCGCGCCATCGTCCCGCCTTCACGCGCCAACATATTGTGGCGCCGTTTATCATCGACCTTGCCTGCAGGCAGGCGAAACTCGGCGTCGAGTTCGATGGGAGCCAGCATATCGCCGAAGCCGACCGCGATGAACGCCGGTCAGCCTATCTCCGGACTAGGGGGTGGCGCGTTATCCGCCTCTGGAATTCCGAGGTGCTATCGAATCCGGAAGGCGCCGTTGAATATATTCTGGCGCAAACCGCCGAGTGCCTCGGCGGCGCTCCTCCCCAGGCTCTCGCCTCGAGGGCCGGGAGAGAAAGAAAGCAACGCTGGAACTGATCAGGCTGAAGCCGCATCGCTTCTATTCCCCTCCCTGCAAGGGAGGGGCTAGGGGTGGGTTAGAAAAGGCCGGGCTCGATGCCCGGCCTTTTCTGCTTCGGCTACCGACTGGCTGGGCTCGCTGCGCTCGCAACCCACCCCCGACCCCTCCCTTGCAGGGAGGGGAGATAGGAGAACCTCAGCCCCCCACCCACTCCCCCGCCGCAATCCCCTGCGCATAGAGCAGCGCAGTCAGATCCCCATGGTCCACCCGCACGCCCGCCGCCGCCGCGACGATCGGCTTGGCGTGATAGGCCACCCCCAGCCCCGCCTCGCGGATCATCGCCAGGTCGTTCGCGCCGTCGCCCACCGCCAGCGTATCCGAAACGTCCAGCCCCAACTCGCTGCGCACCGCCAGCAGCGTGTCCAGCTTGGTCGCGCTGTCGACGATCGGCTTCTCCACCGTCCCGTCCAGCGCGCCATCCGCGATCACCAGCCGGTTGGCGATCACGCGGTGGAAGCCGATCTCCGCGCCCACCGGCTCGGCGAAGCGGGTGAACCCGCCCGAGACCAGCACGCAGGTCGCGCCGCGCGCGCGCATCGTCTGCACCAGCGTCTTCGCCCCCGGCATCAGCTTCACCCGCTCGGCCAGGCACTGCGCGATCGCGCTTTCGGAAAGCCCCTTGAGCAGCGCCACCCGCGCATCGAGCGCCTCGGCGAAGTCGAGCTCGCCGCGCATCGCCCGCTCGGTCACTTCGGCGATCTGTGCCTTGATCCCGGCATAGTCGGCCAGCTCGTCGATGCATTCGACGGTGATCATCGTCGAGTCCATGTCCGCGATCAGCAGCGTCTTCGCACGCCCCGCGGCCGGCTGCACCGCGACGTCGGTGACGGGAAACGCTCCCTCCAGCGCCGCCCGCGCCGCATCGGGGTGCATCGCGAATTCCAGGTCCGCCGCGCGTCCCTCGTCCAGCCAGCGCCACGCTCCGGGGCCGCACTGCACCGCTGCCAGCCGGTCGGCCGCTTCGGAAAGCTGCCCAGCGGTCAGGCCATCTGCTATGAGCGTCGCAATGAACATCGGAACCCCTGATCTGCCAATGGTGGCGCTCATCGCAGGGCCGACCGCGAGCGGCAAGTCCGCGCTCGCCCTCGCGCTTGCCGAAAAGCATCGCGGCACGGTGATCAACGCGGATTCGATGCAGGTCTATGCCGATCTCCGCGTGCTCACTGCCCGCCCCAATGTCGAGGAGGAGAAGCGCGCGCCGCACCGGCTGTTCGGCCATGTCGACGGTGCCGACCCCTATTCCGCCGCGCGCTGGGCCGCCGAGGCCCGCGCCGCCATCGCCGAGGCGCATGAAGCCGATCGCCTGCCCATCCTGGTCGGCGGCACCGGCATGTATCTGCGCACGCTGGTCGAGGGGATCGCCCCGGTGCCCGACATCGATGCCGAGGTGCGCGCCGCCGTCCGCGCGCTCCCGGTCGCCGATGCGCATGCCGAGCTTGCCCGCCGCGATCCCGAGACCGCCGCCCGGCTCGGTCCCGCCGACACCAGCCGCGTCGCCCGCGCGCTCGAGGTCGTCCGCTCCACCGGCAAGCCGCTCGCCCATTGGCAGGCCGAGCGCCACGGCGGGATCGCCGGCGAGGTCCGCATCGCCCCGCTGATCCTGCTCCCCGACAAGACCTGGCTGTCCGACCGGATCGACCGCCGCTTCCGCCACATGGTCAAGGTCGCGCAGGCCGAGGTCGAGGCGCTGCTCGCCCGCACCGACGTGCCCAACGACGCCCCGGTGCTCCGCGCGATCGGGGTGCGCGAGGTCGGGCTGGCGCTGGCGGGCGAAAGCAACCTCGACGAGGCGCATTTCGCCGGCTCGCTCGCCACCCGGCAATACGCCAAGCGCCAATATACCTGGTTCCGCCGCCAGCCGCCGCCGGAGTGGGAGCGCACGGATGAGACACAAACAAACAGACTCGTTGAGCGATTCGAAACAAAGTTGCTATAAATCAGCTTGACGCGTAGTTTTCGTGCGGCTAGCAGCGCCCTTCGGCGGTGTTTCCTGCACCGCAACATGTGGAGGCCGATGTGACCGAGAAGAGTGGAGCAGACATCCTGATCGAGACGCTGAGCGATCTCGGCGTGGAAGTCGTGTTCGGCTATCCGGGCGGCGCGGTGCTTCCGATCTATGATGCGATCTTCAAGCAGGACCGCATCAGGCACATCCTCGTCCGCCACGAGCAGGCGGCGACGCACGCGGCGGAGGGCTATGCCCGCGCCACCGGCAAGCCCGGCGTCGTCCTCGTCACCTCGGGCCCGGGCGCGACCAACGCGGTCACCGGGATCACCGATGCGCTGATGGATTCGATCCCGATGGTCGTCATCACCGGCCAGGTTCCCACCGCGCTGATCGGCACCGACGCGTTCCAGGAAGCCGACACGGTCGGCATCACGCGCCACTGCTCGAAGCACAATTACCTGGTCAAGGATCCCGCCCGGCTCGAACCGACGATCCGCGAGGCCTTCTATATCGCCACGTCGGGCCGCCCCGGCCCGGTCGTGATCGACATCCCCAAGGACGTCCAGGTCGCCACCGCCCGGCGCACCGAGCAGGGGCCGATCCAGCACAAGACCTATCGCCCGCAGACCGAGCCCGATGCCGCGGCGATCGAGAAGGCGGTCGACATGCTGGCCGCCGCCGAGCGCCCGATCTTCTACACCGGCGGCGGCATCATCAACTCCGGTCCCGAAGCCTCGCGCCTGCTCCGCCAGCTCGCGGATGTAACGGGCGCGCCTGTTACATCGACGCTGATGGGCCTCGGCGCCTTCCCCGCTTCGGACGACAAGTGGCTGGGAATGCTGGGGATGCACGGCACCTACGAAGCCAATATGGCGATGAACCAGGCCGACCTGATCATCGCTCTGGGTGCCCGTTTCGACGACCGCGTCACCGGCCGGCTCGATGCCTTTTCGCCCAACAGTGCTAAGATCCACGTCGATATTGACCGGTCGAGCATCAACAAGAACGTCCGCGTCGACCTGCCCATCGTGGCCGATGTCGGTCCGGCGATGCGCGCGATGATCGAGACGTACAAACTTCGGAAGCATCCGCGTCCAGACCTGTCCGAATGGTGGACCCGCATCCGCGGCTGGCGCCAGGTCCGCTGCCTCGATTTCCAAGAGACCGACCCCAAGGTCATCATGCCCCAGCGCGCCATCCGCGCGCTGTGGGAGGCGACCAGGGATCGCGCCCCGATCATCACCACCGAGGTCGGCCAGCACCAGATGTGGGCGGCCCAGCATTTCGACTTCGAGGACCCCAACAAGTGGCTGACCTCGGGCGGCCTCGGCACGATGGGCTATGGCCTGCCGGCGGCGATCGGCGCGCAGATGGGCAATCCCGACGCGCTGGTCATCGACATCGCCGGCGAAGCCTCGATCCAGATGAACATCCAGGAGCTGGCCACCGCGACCCAGTATCGCCTGCCGGTCAAGATCTTCATTTTGAACAACGAATATATGGGCATGGTCCGCCAGTGGCAGGAACTGACCTACCAGTCGCGCTACTCGGAGAGCTACAGCGACGCCCTGCCCGACTTCGTCAAGCTGGGCGAAGCCTATGGCTGGAAGGGCATCCGTATCGACACGCGCGACCAGCTCGACGCCGGCATCGCCGAGATGCTCGCCTATGACGGGCCGGTGATCGTCGATTGCCGCGTGGCCAAGCTCGCCAACTGCTTCCCGATGATCCCGTCGGGTGCCGCCCATACCGAAATGCTGCTCCAATCGGCCGAAGTCTCGGGCGAGATGGACGACGAAGCCAAGGCGCTGGTCTGATCCCATGCATATCAAGGAAGAAGCAGTCGAGCGGCACACGCTCGCGGTCATCGTCGACAACGAGCCGGGCATCCTCGCCCGGATCGCCGGCCTGTTCACCGCGCGGGGCTACAACATCTCCTCGCTCACCGTGTCGGAGATCAGCGACGACGACCTGATTAGCCGGATCACCATCGTCACCCACGCCTCGGCGCCGGTGATGGAGCAGATCATCGCCCAGCTCGAGCGGCTGGTGCCGGTGCACAAGGTGACCGATCTCACCGCCTTCGGCCCGCATGTCGAGCGCGAGCTGGCGCTGGTGAAGGTCTCGGGCACCGGCGACCACCGGATCGAGGCGCTGCGCCTCGCCGAAGTCTACCGCGCCCGCGTCGTCGACGCGACGACCTCGAGCTTCGTGTTCGAGGTCACCGGCGGCGTCGAGAAACTGGACAAGTTCGTCGAGCTGATGCGCGACCTCGGCCTGGTCGAGGTCGCCCGCACCGGCATCGTCGCGATCGCGAGAGGGGCCGAGGCGGCCTGAAATCATAACCGTCATCCCGGCGAGAGCCGGGATCTCGTGCGGCAAGCGCACGCTCAACTGAAAGTGGGACTGAACAAATGCGCGTTTACTACGATCGCGACGCCGATCTGAACCTGATCACCGGCAAGAACATCGCCATCCTCGGCTATGGTTCGCAGGGCCACGCCCACGCGCAGAACCTGCGCGACAGCGGTGTGAAGAATGTCGCGATCGCGCTCCGCCCGGGTTCGCCCTCCGCCGCCAAGGCCGAAGGCGCCGGTTTCAAGGTGATGAGCAACAAGGAAGCCGCCGGCTGGGCGGACATCCTGATGATCCTCGCGCCCGACGAGCACCAGGCCGGCATCTACGAGGCCGATATCAAGGGCAACCTGAAGCCCGGCGCCGCGCTTGCCTTCGCCCACGGCCTCAACATCCATTTCGGCCTGATCGAAGTGCCGGCGGACATCGACGTGATCATGATCGCCCCCAAGGGTCCAGGCCACACCGTGCGCGGCGAATATGTGAAGGGCGGCGGCGTGCCCTGCCTGATCGCGATCCACCAGGACGCCTCGGGCAACGCGCATGACGTCGCGCTCGCCTATGCCTCGGGCGTCGGCGGCGGCCGTTCGGGTATCATCGAGACCAATTTCCGCGAGGAATGCGAGACCGATCTGTTCGGCGAGCAGGCCGTGCTCTGCGGCGGCGCCACCGCGCTGGTCCAGGCCGGGTTCGAGACGCTGGTCGAGGCCGGCTACGCGCCGGAAATGGCCTATTTCGAGTGCCTGCATGAGCTCAAGCTCATCGTCGACCTGATGTACGAGGGCGGCATCGCCAACATGCGCTACTCGATCTCGAACACCGCCGAGTACGGCGACATCAAGACCGGCCCGCGCATCATCACCGAGGAAACCAAGAAGGAAATGAAGCGCGTCCTCGCCGACATCCAGTCGGGCCGCTTCGTGAAGGACTTCATCCTCGACAACCGCGCCGGCCAGCCGGAACTCAAGGCCAGCCGCAGCGCCGCCAAGCGCCACCAGATCGAGCAGGTCGGCAGCGAGCTGCGCGCGATGATGCCGTGGATCGGCGCCAACAAGCTGGTCGACAAGGACAAGAACTGAGCCGACCCGCGAGGCCGGCGGGGAAACCCGTCGGCCTCAGCCGCATTCGCTTTCGAACTGCGCCAGCACCGGGTCATATTCGATCTGGGCAAGCGGGATGGTGTACTGCGCGGGTGCCGCGATCGCCCGATTTCCGCGTGGACGGCGCAGGAGCTTGAAAAAGCGCGAGATACGCATGGCGGGGACCGTTCTGCTGCTTGGCGACTGGGTAAAATCTGGCAGGCCGCCCTCCCCCGCGCCATTCAGGGCCGCTGCGTAAGTGGAAAGTCCTGATCCCAAGCTTGGTCCAGGCGCCTTTCCCGCCTAGCGTCGCCCCGGCATTCCAAAGGGGCAGGCGAAGCATGAACGATACCACCGAAGGCCATGGCGGCGTCACTCGGGTCGAAGCCTTCTCCGACGGCGTAATCGCGATCATCATCACGATCATGGTGCTCGAGATGAAGGCGCCCGCGGAGCATGGCCTCCAGCATCTCTGGGCGCTGTGGCCGGTCTTCACGGCCTATGTGCTCAGCTATGCCTATGTCGCGATCTACTGGGTGAACCACCACCGCATGTTCTCGCACGCCACGCGCATCACCAACGCGCTGCTCTGGGCGAACATCGCGCTGCTCTTCACGCTGTCGCTGGTGCCCTTCGCCACCGCCTATCTGGGCGAGCAGCATTTCAGCCATGACGCGGCGCTGGTCTATATGTGCGTGATGATGCTGCCGAGCTTCGCCTATGTCTGGCTGCAGACGGTGATCCGCCGCACCGGCCGCCAGGACGACGCCGCGCAATCCTATCACCAGCGCACGCTGCGCAAGGGCGCATTTGCCGCGGCGATCTACGTCGCCGGCATCGCCCTCACCTTCGCCTCGCCTTGGGCCGGCCTCGCCTGCGCGGCATTGGTCGCGGTGCTGTGGTTCCTCCCCAAGAGCCCGCTCGACGCGCTGTTCGGGGATTAATTCCCTCGACCGCCTTTGCAGGAGAGGGGAAAATAGAAGAGGCGCCCCGGTTTCCCGGAGCGCCCTTTCCTGCCCGAAGGCGCTTGCCTCAGAACCCGAAGCGCAGCCGCGCGCCATAGAAGCGCGGATAGCCCGGATAGCCGTTATAATTGCCCGTCTGCTCGGGCACGGCGAAGCCGGTGATGAAGTAATAGGTGTTGGTCAGGTTCTCGACATACACCTCGCCGCGGATCTTGCCGTCGTTCGACTGCAGCCCGATCGAGCCGTTGACCAGCGCATAGCCCTCGTTGCGGATCACCGTGTGGCCGGTCACCGGATCGGGGTTGCTCGAGGGGATGTCGACTTCGCTGTTGTAGCGGAAGTCGAGGTGCACCAGGCCCTTGAGCCCGGTCGAGACCTGCGGCTCCCAGGTCACCGCGCCGGTCACCGTGTTCTTCGGCTGGTTGTTGAACTGCTTGCCTTCCTGGCCCTGCAGCGGCGTGCCGGTGAAGTTGTTCGAATCGGCATATTTGGCGCTGATGTAGCTGTAGCCGAGCTGGAAGGTCAGGTCCTTTGCTGGACGGATCGTCGATTCGAGCTCGACGCCCTTCGAGATGCTCTTGTTGACGTTCTGGACGACGAAGTTGTTGCCCGAGAACACCAGCGACTGCAGGCCGTAGAAGTTCATGTAGAACGCCGCGACGTTCAGCGAGAAGGCGCGGTTCGGGCTCCACTTGGTGCCGAGCTCGAAGGCGTCGTTGGTCTCCGCGCCGAAGCGCAGGTCGCGGCCCTGCGGCCCGTTGCCGCCAAGCAGCACCGAGTCGAAGGTCGCCTGGTCGAGATTGTAGCCGCCCGACTTGTAGCCGTGATCATAGCTGCCATAGGCCAGCAGCTTCGGCGAGAACTTGTAGGCGAGCTTCACCGTGCCGGTGATCTTGTCGTCGCTGAAATTGTCCGTGTAGTGGCCGTTGAACTCGGTGTTCACCGCCGGGTTGCAGCTCAGCAGGTAGAGGTTGTTGAACAGGCCGAGCTGGCGCAGCAGGTTGGCATAGGCCGTCGCCGCGGGCTGGCCCGCACGCACCTGGTTGAAGAAGGTGCAGCTGCCGGTGTTGTTGTTGATCGATGCGTCGAGCGCCTTGCGCTCGTGGTTCCAGCGTGCGCCCAGCGTAATCGAGAAATTGTCGCTGACGTTGATGATGTTGTGGGTGAACAGCGCGAAGGCATCGGTCTTCACGCCGAAATTGTCGTTGTTGTTGCCCTGGCCCGGCGCGGAGGCGGGCAGCGGCGAGGCGGCGAGCGCGGCCAGCCCGGGGATCGGTGTCGCGTTGTAGCCCGGGATCACGCACAGCCCTGCCGGCGCCGTGCCGGCCTGGGCGCGGAAGCAGCCGACCAGCGGCGCGAGCGTGGCGCCATAGACGGCGCTCAGCGCCGCCAGGCTGTTCGGCACGGCCGGGTTCAGGAACACCGCGCCCGGGGTTGGCACCGTAGGGCCGAGCGAGCCGTAGAACTGCACGCGGCCGCCAAAGGACGGGCCGGCAAGCGCATTGAACACCGAGTCGACGAACAGATTGCCGTCATTGCCCAGGCGCACCGTGTCGGTCAGGTTGTTCTGCTCGTGCAGGTAGAAGCCGCCGACCAGCCAGTCGAGCGCACCGCCAAAGGCCGAGCCCTGGAAGCGCACTTCCTGGGTGAGGTCCTTCAGCTCGGTCTTGTAGCCGGTACGATAGGCGCGATCGATGCCCGAGAAGTCGATGTCCTGGTTGCGCAGCGCGCGCCAGTCGCGATAGCTCGTGATCGACGTCGCCTTGACCGAACCCAGGTCCCAGTTGACCTCGCTCGAGAAGCCCCAGTCGCGCACCTTCTCGCCATAGTCGCGATTGGGCGAGACGGCCTGGATGCGGTCGCTCGGATCGCCGGTGTAGATGCCGGTGCGGCCCTGCGACGCGGCGATGCCGTTGATGATCTGCGCGATGCTGCCGCGGGCGACCGAGACGGTGCCGCAGCACTGCTCGTTGGTCTCGTAATAGTCGCCGATCAGGCGGAAGGTCACGTCGCCGCTGTCGATCAGCGCCTGGCCGCGCAGGTTCCACCGGTCGATGTCGTTGAAGCGGCGATTGCTGTTCGGATCCTTGATATAGCCGTCGCGCTTCCGGTAGCTGCCGTCGAGGCGCAGCGCGATCTCCTCGCTCACCGGCCCGGTGATCGCGCCCTTCACGCCATATGCATTGTAGTTGCCGTAGCTGCCCTCGACATAGCCGTGGGTCTCGAACTGCGGCGCCGCGGTGTAGATGCTCAGCGCGCCGGCCGAGGTGTTGCGGCCGAACAGCGTGCCCTGCGGGCCGCGCAGCACTTCGACGCGCTCCAGCTCGGGAAGCTCGGAGATGGCGACGCCGGCACGCGAACGGAACACGCCGTCGATGAACACGCCGACCGCTGGCTCGAAGCCCGGGTTGTCGCCGCCGGTGGTGATGCCGCGGATATAGATGGTGGTGCCCGTCGCCGAAGACTGGCCGGTCGAGCTCTGCACCGAAGGCGCCAGCTGCTCGAGGTCGCGGATATTGTCGACGCCGGCATTCTGCAGCTCGGCGGCACCGATGGCGGTGATCGCGATCGGCACGTCCTGCACGGTCTCGTTGCGGCGCGTCGCGGTCACGACGATCTCGTTGGCGGACTGATAGCCCTGGTCGTCCGCCGTCGGGGCGGGCGTCGGGCTCGGCGTCGGCGTGCTGGTCTGGGCGAAGGCAGGCGTCGCGAGGAACAGCGTGAGCGCAGTTGCCGCGAGCAGGTCGAGCTTCTTCATCGGGTGGATCCCCTCCTTGGCTGCCGGCCGGCTTGTACCGGTCACGGCGTTGCTTTTATCGCCAGCGAAACTAACGCTGCATTTTTGAACCCGTCAACGGGGATACCGGCCGGAACTCCGCGGATTCCAGCCAATTTTCCCGGGTAGATACAGTATAGCCACACCCGGTTTCTGCGAGAATCGCAGTTGCCGTAGCGTAAAGCCGACAAGCGGCTGGGAAGAGACGAAAATGGTGCATCTCCACGACGACCCCGAAGATGGCGACATCGTCGCGGCGCCCGCCAAGATTCCGGTGCCCGACGAAGTCTCGGATGCGATCCGCACGCTGATCCGCTGGGCTGGCGACGACCCCGAGCGCGAGGGCCTGCTCGACACGCCCGCCCGCGTCGCCCGCGCCTGGAAGGAATATTGCCAGGGCTATGGCGAGGATCCCGCGCACCACCTCAGCCGCGTGTTCGAGGAAGTCGGCGGCTATGACGATATCGTCCTGCTCAACGGCATTCCCTTCCAGTCGCACTGCGAGCACCACATGGCGCCGATCACCGGCAAGGCCTCGATCGCGTACCTGCCCAAGGACCGCGTCGTCGGCATCTCCAAGCTCGCCCGCGTGCTCCACGGCTTCGCCGGCCGCCTCCAGGTCCAGGAGCGGCTGACCGCACAGGTGGCGGACTGCATCTGGGAGCGGCTTCGCCCGCAAGGCGTCGCGGTGGTGATCGAGGCGACGCATGGCTGCATGACCGCGCGCGGCGTGCGCACCCCCGGCGTCGGCATGGTCACCAGCCGCATGATGGGCGTGTTCCGCGACGATGAGCGCAGCCGCCAGGAAGTGCTCAAGCTGATGGGCTATTGATGCGGATACTCGTCACCGGCGGCGCACGGCGGATCGGCGCGGCAATCGCCCGCCGGCTGGCCCTGCGCGGCCACCAGGTTGCGATCCACCACCATAACGCGCCCGAGGATGCCGAGGCACTCCGTGCCCAGATAGAGGCCGAGGGCGGCACGGCCTGCATCGTCTGCGGCGAGCTCGCCGATGCCGCCACCGCCCCTGCCCTCATCGCCGCCGCGCGCCAGGGCCTGGGCGGCCCGATCGAAGGGCTGGTCAACAACGCCTCGCAATTCGCCTGGGACGCGCTGCCCCTCACCGATTTCGCGATGCTCGACCAGCATATGCGCGTCAATTGCGGCGCCCCCGTCGCGCTGGCCTCGGCGCTGGCGGCGCAGCCGGATCTGGACGCGGGCGCGGTGGTCAACCTGCTCGACCAGAAGCTCGCCAACCTCAACCCGGACTTCCTCACCTACACGCTGAGCAAGGCCGCGCTCGCCACCGCGACCGAGCTGCTCGCCCGCGGCCTCGCCCCGCGCATCCGGGTCAACGCAGTCTCGCCCGGCCTCACCCTGCCGAGCCTGGACCAGAGTGCCGAGGAATTCGCCGAGCATGCGCGGCAGAACCTGCTCCAGCGCCCGGTCGCGCTGGCCGACATTGCCGCCGCGGTCGAGATGCTGCTCGTCACGCCGAGCATCACCGGGCAGAACCTCTTCGTCGATTGCGGCCAGCGTTTCCTTGCACGCGACGGCGACGTGATGTTCGAAGGCCGGGAGCGCCCGATTGGCTGAGTACACGATCCTGCTCGACGGGCTCGAGGTCGTCATGGGCCTCGGCATCCACGCGCACGAGCGCGCCGCGCCGCAGCGCGTGACGCTCCACGTCGCGATGACCTGCCGCTATACCGCGCCGCCCGAGGACCGGATCGATGCCGTGGTCGACTACGATTTCCTGCGAACCGGCATCCGCAAGCTCGCGGAATCGCGTCATTTCGAACTGCAGGAAACGCTCTGCGATCAGGTCGCGGCGCTGGCCCTGGCGGATGCGCGGGTGGTCAAGGTCACCGTCCGCTCGATGAAGCTCGACGTCTATCCCGATGCGCGGATTGGCTGCGAGGTCAGCCGCAGCCGCTAGGACCCTAGGCCGCCGCCGCCGCCCGCGGCGGTGCCTGCACTATCGGCATCATCCCCCAGGCATGGAACACCGCCACGCGGTTCCGCCCCTCGCCCTTGGCACGATAGAGCGCGACATCGGCACGGATCAGCGCCTCGGCCGGGGGCTCGCCCGGCGCATAGTCGGCCACACCGAAGCTGGCGCTGAGCAAGTGATCCTCGGCCAGCGCATCGTGGCGGATCGCATGGAAATGCATGCGCAGCACCTCGGCCAGCCCCACCGCGTCGCCGGCGCTGTTGCCCGGCAGGAACACCGCAAACTCCTCGCCGCCCAGCCGCCCGACC
It encodes:
- a CDS encoding TonB-dependent receptor translates to MKKLDLLAATALTLFLATPAFAQTSTPTPSPTPAPTADDQGYQSANEIVVTATRRNETVQDVPIAITAIGAAELQNAGVDNIRDLEQLAPSVQSSTGQSSATGTTIYIRGITTGGDNPGFEPAVGVFIDGVFRSRAGVAISELPELERVEVLRGPQGTLFGRNTSAGALSIYTAAPQFETHGYVEGSYGNYNAYGVKGAITGPVSEEIALRLDGSYRKRDGYIKDPNSNRRFNDIDRWNLRGQALIDSGDVTFRLIGDYYETNEQCCGTVSVARGSIAQIINGIAASQGRTGIYTGDPSDRIQAVSPNRDYGEKVRDWGFSSEVNWDLGSVKATSITSYRDWRALRNQDIDFSGIDRAYRTGYKTELKDLTQEVRFQGSAFGGALDWLVGGFYLHEQNNLTDTVRLGNDGNLFVDSVFNALAGPSFGGRVQFYGSLGPTVPTPGAVFLNPAVPNSLAALSAVYGATLAPLVGCFRAQAGTAPAGLCVIPGYNATPIPGLAALAASPLPASAPGQGNNNDNFGVKTDAFALFTHNIINVSDNFSITLGARWNHERKALDASINNNTGSCTFFNQVRAGQPAATAYANLLRQLGLFNNLYLLSCNPAVNTEFNGHYTDNFSDDKITGTVKLAYKFSPKLLAYGSYDHGYKSGGYNLDQATFDSVLLGGNGPQGRDLRFGAETNDAFELGTKWSPNRAFSLNVAAFYMNFYGLQSLVFSGNNFVVQNVNKSISKGVELESTIRPAKDLTFQLGYSYISAKYADSNNFTGTPLQGQEGKQFNNQPKNTVTGAVTWEPQVSTGLKGLVHLDFRYNSEVDIPSSNPDPVTGHTVIRNEGYALVNGSIGLQSNDGKIRGEVYVENLTNTYYFITGFAVPEQTGNYNGYPGYPRFYGARLRFGF
- the ilvC gene encoding ketol-acid reductoisomerase, with protein sequence MRVYYDRDADLNLITGKNIAILGYGSQGHAHAQNLRDSGVKNVAIALRPGSPSAAKAEGAGFKVMSNKEAAGWADILMILAPDEHQAGIYEADIKGNLKPGAALAFAHGLNIHFGLIEVPADIDVIMIAPKGPGHTVRGEYVKGGGVPCLIAIHQDASGNAHDVALAYASGVGGGRSGIIETNFREECETDLFGEQAVLCGGATALVQAGFETLVEAGYAPEMAYFECLHELKLIVDLMYEGGIANMRYSISNTAEYGDIKTGPRIITEETKKEMKRVLADIQSGRFVKDFILDNRAGQPELKASRSAAKRHQIEQVGSELRAMMPWIGANKLVDKDKN
- a CDS encoding DUF559 domain-containing protein, whose translation is MLRRIDPALLARARELRNNPTETELAVWRLISRHRPAFTRQHIVAPFIIDLACRQAKLGVEFDGSQHIAEADRDERRSAYLRTRGWRVIRLWNSEVLSNPEGAVEYILAQTAECLGGAPPQALASRAGRERKQRWN
- the serB gene encoding phosphoserine phosphatase SerB; amino-acid sequence: MFIATLIADGLTAGQLSEAADRLAAVQCGPGAWRWLDEGRAADLEFAMHPDAARAALEGAFPVTDVAVQPAAGRAKTLLIADMDSTMITVECIDELADYAGIKAQIAEVTERAMRGELDFAEALDARVALLKGLSESAIAQCLAERVKLMPGAKTLVQTMRARGATCVLVSGGFTRFAEPVGAEIGFHRVIANRLVIADGALDGTVEKPIVDSATKLDTLLAVRSELGLDVSDTLAVGDGANDLAMIREAGLGVAYHAKPIVAAAAGVRVDHGDLTALLYAQGIAAGEWVGG
- the folE gene encoding GTP cyclohydrolase I FolE, giving the protein MVHLHDDPEDGDIVAAPAKIPVPDEVSDAIRTLIRWAGDDPEREGLLDTPARVARAWKEYCQGYGEDPAHHLSRVFEEVGGYDDIVLLNGIPFQSHCEHHMAPITGKASIAYLPKDRVVGISKLARVLHGFAGRLQVQERLTAQVADCIWERLRPQGVAVVIEATHGCMTARGVRTPGVGMVTSRMMGVFRDDERSRQEVLKLMGY
- the miaA gene encoding tRNA (adenosine(37)-N6)-dimethylallyltransferase MiaA, yielding MNIGTPDLPMVALIAGPTASGKSALALALAEKHRGTVINADSMQVYADLRVLTARPNVEEEKRAPHRLFGHVDGADPYSAARWAAEARAAIAEAHEADRLPILVGGTGMYLRTLVEGIAPVPDIDAEVRAAVRALPVADAHAELARRDPETAARLGPADTSRVARALEVVRSTGKPLAHWQAERHGGIAGEVRIAPLILLPDKTWLSDRIDRRFRHMVKVAQAEVEALLARTDVPNDAPVLRAIGVREVGLALAGESNLDEAHFAGSLATRQYAKRQYTWFRRQPPPEWERTDETQTNRLVERFETKLL
- a CDS encoding acetolactate synthase 3 large subunit, with translation MTEKSGADILIETLSDLGVEVVFGYPGGAVLPIYDAIFKQDRIRHILVRHEQAATHAAEGYARATGKPGVVLVTSGPGATNAVTGITDALMDSIPMVVITGQVPTALIGTDAFQEADTVGITRHCSKHNYLVKDPARLEPTIREAFYIATSGRPGPVVIDIPKDVQVATARRTEQGPIQHKTYRPQTEPDAAAIEKAVDMLAAAERPIFYTGGGIINSGPEASRLLRQLADVTGAPVTSTLMGLGAFPASDDKWLGMLGMHGTYEANMAMNQADLIIALGARFDDRVTGRLDAFSPNSAKIHVDIDRSSINKNVRVDLPIVADVGPAMRAMIETYKLRKHPRPDLSEWWTRIRGWRQVRCLDFQETDPKVIMPQRAIRALWEATRDRAPIITTEVGQHQMWAAQHFDFEDPNKWLTSGGLGTMGYGLPAAIGAQMGNPDALVIDIAGEASIQMNIQELATATQYRLPVKIFILNNEYMGMVRQWQELTYQSRYSESYSDALPDFVKLGEAYGWKGIRIDTRDQLDAGIAEMLAYDGPVIVDCRVAKLANCFPMIPSGAAHTEMLLQSAEVSGEMDDEAKALV
- a CDS encoding TMEM175 family protein, giving the protein MNDTTEGHGGVTRVEAFSDGVIAIIITIMVLEMKAPAEHGLQHLWALWPVFTAYVLSYAYVAIYWVNHHRMFSHATRITNALLWANIALLFTLSLVPFATAYLGEQHFSHDAALVYMCVMMLPSFAYVWLQTVIRRTGRQDDAAQSYHQRTLRKGAFAAAIYVAGIALTFASPWAGLACAALVAVLWFLPKSPLDALFGD
- the ilvN gene encoding acetolactate synthase small subunit gives rise to the protein MHIKEEAVERHTLAVIVDNEPGILARIAGLFTARGYNISSLTVSEISDDDLISRITIVTHASAPVMEQIIAQLERLVPVHKVTDLTAFGPHVERELALVKVSGTGDHRIEALRLAEVYRARVVDATTSSFVFEVTGGVEKLDKFVELMRDLGLVEVARTGIVAIARGAEAA